The proteins below come from a single Corylus avellana chromosome ca3, CavTom2PMs-1.0 genomic window:
- the LOC132176091 gene encoding uncharacterized protein LOC132176091 isoform X2, giving the protein MLPSLDFNDIKEKFSTHVRPWHRSLQFWVRAVDIYTGYKVFQVRVSFEKDMHKQEAMWERQHELAAEKIYAMCSDLGGFFLKIAQIVGKPDLAPAPWVRRLVTLCDRAPATPFDEIRLVLEQELGRSVGEVFERFDVDPLGSASIAQVHRARLRGDKSDVVVKVQHPGIQDLMMTDIRNLQAFALYMQKTDITFDLYSVTKEMEKQIGYEFDFVREANAMEKIRHFLYENNKKAPVLVPRVIRDMVGRRFLVMEYFDGIPILNLGDEMAKRGINPGGKIAAVAKQKILQSLTLAYGQMILKSGFFHADPHPGNILICKGSEVGLLDYGQVKDLPESLRLGYANLVLAIADSDPIRASESYRELGIDTLSKCKNELEELLKLAQTMFDTKLPPGVMMLQPFAEESSIKKIGVRRSCFLYFGQCIC; this is encoded by the exons ATGTTGCCTTCTCTCGatttcaatgatattaaagaaAAGTTCTCCACCCATGTCAGACCTTGGCACCGCTCCTTGCAGTTCTGGGTACGAGCCGTTGATATCTACACTGGGTACAag GTGTTTCAAGTTCGAGTGAGTTTCGAGAAGGATATGCATAAGCAAGAGGCAATGTGGGAAAGACAGCATGAGCTTGCGGCTGAGAAGATTTATGCCATGTGCTCCGACCTCGGTGGGTTTTTCCTGAAG ATTGCTCAAATTGTGGGGAAGCCTGACTTGGCCCCGGCCCCTTGGGTGAGAAGGCTTGTGACCCTATGCGATCGAGCTCCTGCAACCCCTTTCGATGAAATTCGACTTGTGCTGGAGCAAGAGTTGGGTCGGAGTGTTGGCGAAGTATTTGAAAGATTTGATGTGGATCCTCTTGGTTCTGCTTCCATTGCCCAG GTTCATCGAGCAAGATTGAGAGGTGATAAGAGTGATGTTGTTGTCAAG GTGCAACATCCAGGAATTCAGGATCTGATGATGACAGATATCCGTAACTTGCAAGCTTTTGCCTTATACATGCAAAAGACAGATATCACATTTGATCTGTACTCGGTAACTAAGGAAATGGAGAAACAG ATTGGGTATGAATTTGACTTCGTGAGGGAGGCTAATGCAATGGAAAAGATTCGACATTTTCTATACGAGAATAACAAAAAGGCTCCTGTTTTGGTTCCAAGAGTGATACGGGACATGGTCGGCAG GAGGTTCTTAGTGATGGAATATTTTGATGGAATTCCAATCCTGAACCTTGGTGATGAAATGGCAAAAAGAGGAATAAATCCTGGTGGTAAGATTGCAGCAGTGGCAAAGCA GAAAATCCTTCAAAGTTTGACACTAGCATATGGGCAAATGATTCTGAAGAGTGGCTTCTTCCATGCAGATCCCCATCCAGGAAATATACTAATCTGTAAAGGTTCAGAG GTTGGCTTGCTGGACTATGGGCAAGTGAAAGATCTCCCAGAAAGTTTGAGGCTTGGTTATGCTAATCTTGTTCTTGCCATTGCTGATAGTGACCCTATAAGAGCATCAGAGAGCTACAG GGAGCTGGGAATTGATACCTTAAGCAAATGCAAAAATGAACTAGAGGAATTGCTGAAGTTGGCACAGACGATGTTTGATACAAAACTACCCCCTGGAGTGATGATGCTGCAACCTTTTGCTGAAGAATCTTCAATAAAAAAGATTGGTGTTCGG AGGAGCTGTTTTCTGTACTTCGGACAGTGCATCTGTTGA
- the LOC132176541 gene encoding uncharacterized protein LOC132176541, with amino-acid sequence MFGRIRASSSSPESLERPPSKIFKDDPLSIYEATLMKLKLGSQRELSTPSQQAGQIEIDSACAGVMEIKSHCSSATTSKNSQDIVISSHEEVMAIDAESSSGSGSPGLIDSHSPGGTKQRRNGNVSLLCLFSKFKNSCQAVSAPCDEAMAIEDACSARISTSSSDCQSLGSMELQMDQQCVSSLPLCQM; translated from the exons ATGTTCGGGAGGATCAGAGCGTCGTCTTCGTCGCCGGAGAGCTTGGAGAGGCCGCCTTCCAAGATTTTCAAAGACGATCCTCTCTCCATCTACg AAGCCACACTCATGAAGCTTAAATTAGGTTCTCAACGCGAGCTAAGTACACCCTCACAGCAGGCAGGGCAGATAGAAATTGATTCTGCTTGTGCTGGGGTTATGGAGATAAAGTCGCATTGTTCTTCTGCTACTACTTCAAAAAATTCTCAAGACATTGTAATCTCTTCCCACGAAGAGGTAATGGCGATAGATGCAGAGTCTTCTTCTGGAAGTGGTTCACCAGGTTTGATTGATTCTCATTCTCCGGGCGGCACGAAACAGCGACGGAACGGCAATGTCTCTCTTCTTTGCCTCTTTTCTAAGTTCAAGAATTCTTGTCAGGCTGTAAGCGCACCCTGTGATGAAGCAATGGCAATAGAGGATGCTTGTTCTGCTAGAATTTCAACAAGTTCAAGTGACTGCCAATCACTGGGTAGCATGGAACTGCAGATGGATCAGCAATGTGTCAGCTCGTTACCTCTTTGTCAAATGTAA
- the LOC132176091 gene encoding uncharacterized protein LOC132176091 isoform X1, translating to MLPSLDFNDIKEKFSTHVRPWHRSLQFWVRAVDIYTGYKVFQVRVSFEKDMHKQEAMWERQHELAAEKIYAMCSDLGGFFLKIAQIVGKPDLAPAPWVRRLVTLCDRAPATPFDEIRLVLEQELGRSVGEVFERFDVDPLGSASIAQVHRARLRGDKSDVVVKVQHPGIQDLMMTDIRNLQAFALYMQKTDITFDLYSVTKEMEKQIGYEFDFVREANAMEKIRHFLYENNKKAPVLVPRVIRDMVGRRFLVMEYFDGIPILNLGDEMAKRGINPGGKIAAVAKQKILQSLTLAYGQMILKSGFFHADPHPGNILICKGSEVGLLDYGQVKDLPESLRLGYANLVLAIADSDPIRASESYRELGIDTLSKCKNELEELLKLAQTMFDTKLPPGVMMLQPFAEESSIKKIGVRAFPEELFSVLRTVHLLRGLSVGLGINYSCAEQWRPIAEEALYRAGRLKGKHIKPSTRRRSFFRRLF from the exons ATGTTGCCTTCTCTCGatttcaatgatattaaagaaAAGTTCTCCACCCATGTCAGACCTTGGCACCGCTCCTTGCAGTTCTGGGTACGAGCCGTTGATATCTACACTGGGTACAag GTGTTTCAAGTTCGAGTGAGTTTCGAGAAGGATATGCATAAGCAAGAGGCAATGTGGGAAAGACAGCATGAGCTTGCGGCTGAGAAGATTTATGCCATGTGCTCCGACCTCGGTGGGTTTTTCCTGAAG ATTGCTCAAATTGTGGGGAAGCCTGACTTGGCCCCGGCCCCTTGGGTGAGAAGGCTTGTGACCCTATGCGATCGAGCTCCTGCAACCCCTTTCGATGAAATTCGACTTGTGCTGGAGCAAGAGTTGGGTCGGAGTGTTGGCGAAGTATTTGAAAGATTTGATGTGGATCCTCTTGGTTCTGCTTCCATTGCCCAG GTTCATCGAGCAAGATTGAGAGGTGATAAGAGTGATGTTGTTGTCAAG GTGCAACATCCAGGAATTCAGGATCTGATGATGACAGATATCCGTAACTTGCAAGCTTTTGCCTTATACATGCAAAAGACAGATATCACATTTGATCTGTACTCGGTAACTAAGGAAATGGAGAAACAG ATTGGGTATGAATTTGACTTCGTGAGGGAGGCTAATGCAATGGAAAAGATTCGACATTTTCTATACGAGAATAACAAAAAGGCTCCTGTTTTGGTTCCAAGAGTGATACGGGACATGGTCGGCAG GAGGTTCTTAGTGATGGAATATTTTGATGGAATTCCAATCCTGAACCTTGGTGATGAAATGGCAAAAAGAGGAATAAATCCTGGTGGTAAGATTGCAGCAGTGGCAAAGCA GAAAATCCTTCAAAGTTTGACACTAGCATATGGGCAAATGATTCTGAAGAGTGGCTTCTTCCATGCAGATCCCCATCCAGGAAATATACTAATCTGTAAAGGTTCAGAG GTTGGCTTGCTGGACTATGGGCAAGTGAAAGATCTCCCAGAAAGTTTGAGGCTTGGTTATGCTAATCTTGTTCTTGCCATTGCTGATAGTGACCCTATAAGAGCATCAGAGAGCTACAG GGAGCTGGGAATTGATACCTTAAGCAAATGCAAAAATGAACTAGAGGAATTGCTGAAGTTGGCACAGACGATGTTTGATACAAAACTACCCCCTGGAGTGATGATGCTGCAACCTTTTGCTGAAGAATCTTCAATAAAAAAGATTGGTGTTCGG GCTTTTCCAGAGGAGCTGTTTTCTGTACTTCGGACAGTGCATCTGTTGAGAGGACTTAGTGTTGGTCTTGGAATCAACTACTCTTGTGCAGAACAGTGGAGACCCATTGCAGAAGAAGCTTTGTACCGTGCCGGCAGGTTAAAAG GTAAGCATATCAAGCCCAGCACTCGAAGACGCAGTTTTTTTAGAAGATTATTTTGA